A genomic stretch from Aedes albopictus strain Foshan chromosome 2, AalbF5, whole genome shotgun sequence includes:
- the LOC109428619 gene encoding uncharacterized protein LOC109428619 → MYSKLILMQFMQEISNPTVINKVRLKNRKQIRCICNKLEISFTRSGSAVNLNMRKGSSKRSNVRFEQTDDPENGIGQDVAGLFTNCKICDSGENSRMVCCDVCGEWYHFECVGVDESIANVDWSCSKCIADPGVASAIPSTAPGTRTTATITTSSQSADYQVLQRQMESMQQMMAEQQKNFERLLKAKEEDQRRALERQRIYFETLSKRTEQQNTADDQTPNSRNQPSPMFQRSSGLRAPSIQIQPSANSTTIAGTSRVTGPRRTTSGHGAAGIERQLALLAKKQALEMKHLEERLRLMQFNDDAGDDPDQVGEDTGLDPEAQEFTPTADLFQLSQPHAELSRSQLAARQAVAKELPLFSGAPEEWPLFIATYENTTRMCGYSDEENLLRLQRSLKGKALEAVRSRLLYPAGLPGVLQTLRTLFGRPEVIIHSLVYKIRNMPSPKTEKLSTLIDFGVAVQNMCATIKACGLDEQLYNVALLQELVDRLPSTIKLNWALHRQTLQSATLSNFADWLEMLVEAACAVTIPTSSSFNPARSEKRSRREDLNIHVECDPEENATSKPLMKQATKGCPICHGSCSSVATCKKFQLLEISARWESLKQHKLCRKCLKKHFGACEVKNPCGKNGCSYMHHAMLHDDTRYQTKMISQKTRGSDNPDNNSSQSCNTHVNQDGKILFRYVPVILHGRGVTVKTYAFMDDGSSATFMEHSLLEELKLDGKPTPLCLGWTADQHREEKESVKLSLEISGVTESSKRYELPKVHTVRRLALPKQTVEVETLAQKYKHLDGLPIAAYQNVAPRILLGVDSCRLSYALNSREGSDGEPVASRTRLGWVVYGPCTGATEESNITYSAHHSYHICPCSEEHDAELHKSVKDYFALENIGVKRPEKPMLSKEDERAVQLLESQTKFNGTRYETGLIWRYENIKLPPSKQMAMKRLVCLEKKLGKDPTLSKAFNEKLREYQEKGYIRKMLPSEVDDNHPRSWYLPIFPVQNPNKPGKLRIVWDAAARVNGLSLNSVLLKGPDLLKSIVAVLCKFREFKIAVAGDIVEMFHQVLMNPVDQHSLKFLWRGCDESRDPDVYTMVVMIFGASCSPCCAQFIKNMNAQRFTSQFPRAVEAVVDEHYVDDMLTSVESETEAQELVKQVEHIHGQAGFKIHNWLSNSRSVLEAMGAEGMREKSLNTTAEHASDKVLGMWWCTTSDELTFKVSPRYDSDLLSGRSIPTKRQVLSTLMTIYDPLGLLGNFLMFLKILLQEIWRSGVAWDEPIGPKQLEKWKQWLKVLPRIESVRIPRCYRTQTTVSERNNIQLHVFVDASENGYAAVAYLRFEEGGTIECALVGSKTRVAPLRFVSIPRLELQAAVIGARLASHILDTLKLKPTSKFFWSDSRDVICWLNSDNRKYSQFVGCRVGEILELTEASEWRWISTKTNVADDATKWQSLPNLSSRGRWFRGPPFLWEPQDRWPVVQRCPGTTTLELRAHVQHHSIHEVVINVSKFTQWKRLVRHTAFVRRFPTNIRRKIAGQERFTGPLTKDELKEAENYLYRKAQSECFAEEIRILQDSDPEQPWKNKRKLMKHSSLYKLSPFIDDDAIIRMDGRIDACEHVSNGVKRPILLPKRHHVTELILLDVHQRYFHQNHQTILNEVRQMFYVPSLRSVYRSVRSRCQFCKVRNAMPQQPMMGKLPSMRFKPFIKPFSYVGIDYFGPLTVMVGRRVEKRWGVLITCMTIRAVHIEVAHSLSTESCIIAIRNFVARRGMPLEIISDRGTNFVGASRELKETLQKMDQNRLIESFVSANTKWSFNPPATPHFGGCWERLIQSVKKCLNLIKPNRTPTDELLRNLLTEIEFVINSRPLTELPIENDEASPLTPNHFLIGSSNGSKPPIAFNDSAVSVTYSRTMSMICADQFWRRWVAEYLPTLTKRTKWFQPVKPLEIGNIVVVVDEKLPRNCWPKGRIIGVTRSKDGQVRRASVQTAGGIFERSAANMAVIEVGSIVSSSD, encoded by the coding sequence ATGTATTCCAAGCTAATATTAATGCAATTTATGCAGGAAATTTCTAACCCTACAGTAATCAATAAAGTGAGGTTAAAAAATCGGAAACAAATTCGTTGTATATGCAACAAATTAGAAATTTCGTTTACGCGATCGGGAAGTGCTGTCAATCTCAATATGAGGAAGGGGTCAAGTAAACGTTCAAATGTGCGGTTCGAGCAAACCGATGATCCAGAGAATGGTATCGGGCAAGACGTTGCGGGGTTGTTCACAAATTGCAAAATCTGTGACTCCGGGGAAAACAGTCGAATGGTATGTTGCGATGTCTGTGGAGAGTGGTATCACTTTGAGTGTGTGGGCGTGGATGAAAGCATAGCTAACGTGGATTGGAGCTGCAGCAAGTGCATAGCGGATCCGGGCGTAGCGAGCGCTATCCCGTCAACGGCACCAGGGACCAGAACCACGGCAACGATTACAACATCAAGTCAGTCTGCAGATTACCAGGTGTTGCAGAGACAGATGGAGAGCATGCAGCAGATGATGGCAGAACAGCAGAAAAACTTCGAGCGCCTACTAAAGGCGAAAGAGGAGGACCAAAGAAGGGCACTGGAAAGACAAAGGATTTATTTCGAAACTCTATCGAAGCGTACCGAACAGCAAAATACGGCCGATGATCAGACTCCTAACTCCAGAAACCAACCGAGTCCCATGTTCCAGCGTTCGTCGGGACTGAGGGCACCAAGCATTCAAATCCAACCGAGTGCAAACTCAACAACAATTGCCGGGACGAGTCGAGTTACAGGACCTCGTCGAACTACGTCGGGGCACGGAGCAGCGGGAATCGAACGGCAGTTGGCACTGTTAGCCAAAAAGCAGGCGCTTGAGATGAAGCATCTAGAAGAACGCTTGCGGCTTATGCAATTCAACGATGATGCAGGCGATGATCCAGATCAGGTCGGTGAAGATACAGGTCTAGATCCAGAAGCTCAGGAATTCACACCAACAGCAGACCTTTTCCAGTTATCACAACCACACGCTGAGTTGAGTCGGAGTCAGCTTGCCGCACGCCAAGCTGTGGCAAAGGAGCTACCGTTATTCTCGGGCGCACCGGAGGAGTGGCCGCTCTTCATAGCAACCTACGAGAATACAACCAGAATGTGCGGATACAGCGATGAAGAAAATCTGCTTCGTTTGCAACGCAGTCTTAAAGGTAAAGCTCTAGAAGCTGTTCGCAGTCGTTTGCTGTACCCAGCTGGATTACCAGGCGTGCTTCAAACATTGCGAACCTTGTTCGGACGACCGGAGGTGATAATCCATTCTCTGGTATACAAGATTCGCAACATGCCTTCGCCAAAAACAGAAAAGCTGTCGACGCTCATTGACTTCGGTGTTGCCGTTCAAAATATGTGTGCTACGATCAAAGCTTGTGGACTCGATGAACAGCTATACAACGTAGCTCTACTCCAAGAACTAGTTGATAGACTGCCATCAACTATAAAACTCAACTGGGCGTTACACCGACAGACGCTTCAATCGGCTACGCTGTCAAATTTTGCAGATTGGTTAGAGATGTTAGTGGAAGCAGCATGCGCGGTTACCATCCCTACCAGTTCGTCTTTTAATCCAGCAAGATCGGAGAAGCGCAGTCGGCGAGAAGATCTGAACATTCACGTCGAATGCGATCCTGAGGAGAACGCTACGTCAAAGCCGTTGATGAAACAGGCTACCAAAGGGTGTCCCATCTGTCACGGAAGCTGTAGCAGTGTTGCCACCTGTAAGAAATTTCAACTTCTCGAAATCAGCGCTCGTTGGGAGAGTCTAAAGCAACATAAACTATGTCGAAAGTGCCTGAAGAAGCACTTTGGAGCATGCGAAGTGAAGAATCCTTGTGGTAAGAACGGCTGCTCATACATGCATCATGCAATGCTGCACGATGACACACGTTACCAAACAAagatgatttcacaaaaaactcGAGGAAGCGATAATCCCGACAATAATTCATCTCAGAGCTGCAACACTCATGTTAACCAGGACGGGAAAATTCTGTTTCGCTATGTACCAGTTATCTTACACGGTCGTGGTGTCACGGTCAAGACGTACGCGTTTATGGATGACGGTTCTTCAGCGACCTTCATGGAACACAGTTTGCTTGAAGAACTGAAGCTGGATGGAAAACCGACACCCTTATGCTTAGGATGGACAGCTGACCAGCACCGAGAAGAAAAAGAGTCAGTGAAACTTTCCCTGGAAATTTCTGGTGTGACAGAAAGTAGCAAGCGATATGAGCTTCCCAAGGTGCACACAGTCCGACGTCTCGCTTTGCCAAAACAAACTGTTGAAGTAGAAACGCTAGCACAGAAATACAAGCACCTCGATGGATTGCCTATTGCCGCGTATCAGAATGTTGCCCCAAGGATACTGCTTGGAGTAGACAGCTGTCGTCTAAGTTACGCCTTGAACAGTCGGGAAGGATCTGATGGTGAACCAGTTGCTAGCCGAACGCGCCTTGGTTGGGTAGTATATGGTCCTTGCACAGGAGCAACCGAGGAGTCAAACATCACATATTCAGCACATCACAGCTATCATATCTGCCCATGCAGTGAGGAACATGATGCCGAGCTGCATAAGTCGGTAAAAGACTACTTTGCATTAGAGAATATAGGAGTTAAACGACCAGAAAAACCTATGTTGTCAAAAGAAGACGAACGAGCGGTTCAACTACTGGAGTCACAAACGAAGTTCAATGGGACCAGGTACGAAACCGGATTAATCTGGAGATACGAAAACATCAAGTTACCTCCGAGCAAGCAAATGGCGATGAAGAGATTGGTGTGCTTGGAAAAGAAGTTGGGAAAGGATCCAACATTGTCCAAGGCTTTCAACGAGAAGCTGCGAGAGTACCAGGAAAAGGGATACATTAGAAAGATGTTGCCATCCGAGGTCGACGACAACCACCCTCGTTCGTGGTACCTACCAATATTTCCGGTCCAGAATCCCAACAAACCCGGAAAACTTCGTATAGTTTGGGATGCAGCTGCAAGGGTTAACGGGTTATCGCTAAATTCGGTTCTGCTCAAGGGACCCGATCTGCTAAAATCAATCGTAGCCGTACTCTGCAAATTTAGAGAATTCAAAATAGCCGTGGCAGGTGACATCGTCGAAATGTTTCACCAAGTGCTGATGAATCCAGTGGACCAACATTCGTTAAAGTTTCTTTGGAGAGGCTGTGATGAGTCCAGGGATCCAGATGTATATACTATGGTTGTTATGATCTTCGGTGCATCGTGTTCTCCATGCTGCGCGCAATTCATTAAAAACATGAACGCGCAACGTTTTACAAGTCAATTCCCACGAGCGGTGGAAGCGGTCGTTGATGAGCATTATGTGGATGACATGCTGACCAGTGTTGAATCAGAAACTGAAGCGCAAGAATTGGTCAAGCAGGTAGAACACATACACGGACAAGCAGGATTTAAGATTCACAACTGGTTGTCGAACTCCAGAAGTGTCTTGGAAGCTATGGGAGCAGAAGGCATGAGAGAGAAGAGTCTAAACACTACAGCCGAGCACGCGTCCGATAAAGTGTTAGGGATGTGGTGGTGTACCACCTCCGATGAGCTGACGTTCAAGGTCTCTCCGCGATACGACTCCGATCTACTGTCGGGACGCTCTATTCCTACAAAAAGGCAGGTACTTAGCACCCTAATGACAATTTACGACCCGCTCGGCCTGCTCGGAAACTTCCTGATGTTTTTGAAGATTTTACTTCAGGAAATCTGGCGATCCGGTGTGGCTTGGGATGAGCCAATAGGTCCTAAGCAATTGGAGAAATGGAAGCAGTGGCTAAAGGTTCTTCCTAGGATCGAGTCAGTGCGAATTCCCAGGTGCTACAGGACACAAACTACAGTTTCTGAAAGGAACAACATCCAACTTCATGTTTTCGTCGACGCTTCTGAAAACGGATATGCAGCTGTAGCGTACCTGCGTTTCGAAGAAGGTGGGACCATAGAATGTGCGCTAGTTGGATCAAAAACCCGAGTTGCTCCATTACGATTCGTCTCGATCCCACGTCTGGAATTGCAGGCCGCAGTGATAGGAGCTCGTCTTGCGAGCCATATACTAGACACACTTAAGTTGAAGCCGACCAGTAAGTTTTTCTGGTCCGACTCACGTGATGTGATTTGCTGGCTGAACTCGGACAATCGCAAATACAGCCAATTCGTCGGCTGTCGGGTTGGAGAGATATTAGAGTTAACTGAAGCATCAGAATGGCGCTGGATCTCCACGAAAACGAACGTCGCAGACGACGCCACAAAGTGGCAAAGTCTGCCGAACTTGTCTTCGAGAGGTCGGTGGTTCCGAGGACCTCCATTTCTCTGGGAACCCCAAGACAGATGGCCCGTCGTCCAAAGGTGTCCTGGCACTACCACCCTAGAACTGCGAGCTCATGTTCAACACCACTCAATACACGAGGTTGTAATCAATGTCAGCAAATTTACTCAATGGAAACGTTTGGTCCGGCACACTGCTTTCGTTAGACGGTTTCCAACGAACATTCGTCGAAAGATTGCAGGCCAAGAGCGATTCACCGGTCCTTTAACCAAGGACGAGCTGAAGGAAGCTGAGAATTATCTGTACAGGAAAGCTCAATCTGAATGTTTTGCCGAAGAAATCCGCATATTGCAAGATTCTGATCCAGAACAACCATGGAAGAATAAGCGAAAGCTTATGAAGCACAGCTCTCTGTACAAACTCAGCCCATTTATCGACGATGATGCTATAATTCGAATGGATGGTCGTATCGACGCGTGTGAACACGTGAGTAACGGAGTGAAACGACCAATTTTGCTTCCAAAGCGTCATCATGTGACTGAATTAATACTGTTAGATGTTCATCAGCGATACTTCCATCAGAATCATCAAACCATCCTCAACGAAGTTCGCCAAATGTTTTACGTCCCAAGTCTTCGATCCGTCTATAGGAGTGTCCGGAGTCGGTGTCAGTTCTGTAAGGTACGGAATGCGATGCCCCAACAACCAATGATGGGAAAGCTGCCGTCTATGCGCTTTAAGCCGTTCATCAAACCCTTCTCGTATGTAGGAATCGACTATTTCGGACCTCTAACAGTGATGGTCGGCCGCCGGGTCGAAAAACGATGGGGCGTACTGATAACGTGCATGACTATCCGAGCAGTACACATTGAGGTAGCTCATTCACTGTCCACAGAATCGTGTATCATCGCCATCAGAAATTTTGTCGCTCGACGAGGGATGCCGCTAGAAATAATCAGCGACCGCGGGACCAACTTCGTCGGAGCTAGCCGCGAACTGAAAGAAACATTACAGAAAATGGATCAGAATAGGTTGATAGAAAGTTTCGTAAGTGCCAACACAAAATGGTCTTTCAACCCGCCCGCAACCCCACATTTCGGAGGATGTTGGGAAAGACTCATACAGTCGGTAAAAAAGTGTCTAAACCTCATAAAACCCAACCGTACCCCAACTGACGAGTTACTTCGCAATTTGCTCACCGAAATTGAATTTGTTATAAATTCTAGACCGCTAACAGAACTACCAATCGAAAACGACGAAGCCTCACCGCTAACCCCGAACCATTTTCTAATTGGGTCATCCAATGGTTCTAAGCCCCCGATCGCGTTTAACGACAGTGCAGTTTCCGTCACATACTCCAGAACGATGTCGATGATATGCGCAGATCAATTCTGGCGACGCTGGGTCGCTGAGTACCTCCCAACCTTGACCAAACGGACTAAGTGGTTTCAACCCGTTAAGCCGCTGGAAATAGGAAACATCGTGGTAGTAGTCGACGAAAAACTACCTAGGAATTGCTGGCCGAAGGGACGCATAATTGGAGTTACTAGGTCCAAAGATGGTCAAGTTCGTCGAGCATCGGTACAAACAGCTGGTGGTATCTTCGAAAGATCGGCGGCTAACATGGCAGTAATCGAAGTCGGTTCAATCGTTAGTAGTTCGGATTAA
- the LOC109430154 gene encoding serine/threonine-protein phosphatase PP2A 65 kDa regulatory subunit: MAASTSGDKAADDSLYPIAVLIDELKNEDIQLRLNSIKKLSTIALALGEERTRTELIPFLTETIYDEDEVLLALAEQLGNFTALVGGPDYAMYLIPPLESLATVEETVVRDKAVESLRIVAAQHSAQDLEVHVVPTLQRLVSGDWFTSRTSACGLFSVCYPRVSAAVKAELRNNFRQLCQDETPMVRRAAAGKLGEFAKVVELEYLKSDLIPMFVQMAQDDQDSVRLLAVEACVSIAQLLPQDDVEHSVMPTLRQCVNDSSWRVRYMVAEKFTGLQKAVGPEITKTDLVPAFQYLLKDTEAEVRASAATKVTEFCANLEKSSQEQIIMTSILPYVKELVADPNQHVKSALASVIMGLSPILGRNNTIEHLLQLFLIQLKDEWPEVRLNIISTLDCINDVIGIQQLSQSLLPAIVELAEDSKWRVRLAIIEYMPLLAGQLGQEYFNQKLRDLCFNWLNDHVYAIREAATLNMKKIVQTFGTQWAETNIINQILVMYKNNNYLHRMTCLFCINALADVVGADIIMRLFLPTIKVLSTDPVANVRFNVAKTLQKLSPFLDQAAIDEHVKPILEKLNTDTDVDVKYFASEAMVGIAAA; this comes from the exons CTGCGCCTAAACTCCATCAAGAAGCTGTCGACTATTGCCCTGGCCCTGGGCGAAGAGCGCACCCGCACTGAGTTGATCCCGTTCCTGACGGAAACCATCTACGATGAGGATGAAGTGCTTCTGGCGCTGGCGGAGCAGTTGGGCAACTTTACCGCCCTGGTCGGCGGTCCTGACTACGCCATGTATCTGATTCCTCCGCTGGAATCGTTGGCCACCGTTGAGGAAACCGTAGTCCGCGATAAGGCCGTCGAATCGCTGCGGATTGTGGCCGCTCAGCACAGTGCCCAGGATTTGGAAGTGCACGTTGTCCCAACGCTGCAGCGACTGGTTTCGGGAGATTGGTTCACATCCCGCACCTCGGCCTGCGGACTGTTCTCGGTTTGCTACCCAAGGGTGTCGGCCGCGGTCAAAGCCGAACTGAGGAACAACTTCCGGCAGCTGTGCCAGGACGAAACACCCATGGTTCGACGGGCTGCCGCTGGAAAGCTGGGTGAATTCGCCAAGGTCGTCGAGCTGGAGTATCTGAAATCGGACTTGATTCCCATGTTTGTGCAGATGGCCCAGGACGATCAGGATTCAGTTCGTCTGTTGGCCGTGGAGGCTTGCGTCAGCATTGCCCAGCTGCTGCCCCAGGATGATGTTGAACAC aGCGTCATGCCAACTTTGCGCCAGTGCGTCAATGATTCTTCGTGGCGAGTTCGGTACATGGTGGCGGAGAAGTTCACCGGCTTGCAGAAGGCTGTTGGACCGGAAATCACTAAAACCGATCTTGTTCCGGCATTCCAATACCTGCTGAAGGACACTGAAGCTGAAGTTCGCGCTTCGGCTGCAACCAAGGTGACCGAATTCTGCGCCAACCTGGAGAAGAGCAGCCAAGAGCAGATCATCATGACTTCGATTTTGCCCTACGTCAAAGAGCTGGTGGCCGACCCAAACCAACACGTCAAATCGGCACTCGCTTCGGTCATCATGGGGCTCAGCCCGATTTTGGGCCGCAACAACACCATCGAGCATCTGCTGCAACTGTTCCTGATCCAGCTCAAGGACGAGTGGCCAGAAGTTCGACTTAACATCATTTCCACACTGGACTGCATCAACGATGTCATCGGAATTCAACAATTGTCGCAATCGCTGCTGCCGGCCATCGTCGAGCTGGCCGAGGATTCCAAGTGGCGCGTCAGGCTGGCAATCATCGAGTACATGCCGCTCTTGGCCGGACAGCTCGGGCAGGAATACTTCAATCAGAAACTGCGCGATCTCTGCTTCAACTGGTTGAATGACCACGTGTACGCCATTCGCGAAGCCGCCACACTGAACATGAAGAAGATCGTACAGACGTTCGGGACGCAGTGGGCCGAAACCAACATCATCAACCAGATTTTGGTCATGTACAAGAACAACAACTATCTGCACA GAATGACCTGCCTGTTCTGCATCAACGCCCTGGCCGACGTCGTCGGAGCGGACATCATCATGCGGCTGTTCCTGCCAACGATCAAGGTCCTCTCGACGGATCCGGTCGCGAACGTGCGCTTCAATGTGGCCAAGACGCTGCAAAAGTTGTCCCCATTCCTGGACCAGGCCGCCATCGATGAGCACGTCAAACCGATCCTGGAGAAGCTGAACACCGACACGGACGTCGATGTCAAGTATTTCGCCTCGGAGGCGATGGTTGGAATTGCTG CCGCCTAA